The genomic segment GGACCGGCCTGCGGGGAACGGCTACTCAGTCTCCCGAGTCCGCAGGAGCCAGAGGGCTTAGCTTTCAGTGCATGTCCGTGTCTCTGGCCCCACTGAACACATGGGTCAGGGCCCGGGACGCAGACGGGAGCTGAGGCCCCTCACTTGGTGCGCTGGTAGAACTGGAAGACGGCTTTCTCCTGCTCGTACGTCTCGATGGAGCCGGGTCGAAGGCGCCGGATTTCAGCGACGGCATCCCCGGCAGCCAGGCCCCGCTCCTTCACCAGGTAGCAGGCCAGCATGGTGCCCGTGCGGCCGAAGCCCAGGGCGCAGTGCACCCCCACGGCCTGGGAAGAGGGAGCTTGATGGGGTGGCGCCtgatgccctccccaccccttgggCCCGTCCCAGTCTTCCTGCAGGCCCAGGCCTTCGCAGGGTTCTCAGGCTCAGGGGCGAGAGGTGACATCACGAGAGCGCTCAACGGCCTCTGCTTTccacccttctccctccagctcaCACCCCTCGCCGCTTCCCCGTggcctccccctccgcccccggcTTCACGTCCTGTCCCCGCAGGCCCCGCTCCCGGAGCCCGGCCAGGTCCCTTCCGGGCCCGGCCCGCCCGTCCCCGCCCTGTCCCCCGCTGGCCCCGGCAGGCCCCGCCCGCTGACCTCCCCGCGCGCGGTGGCCTCGTCCACTATCCGCACGAAGCGGTCGATCTGCTCGGGGGCCGGCGGGCAGAAGTCCGGGATGCGCAGCCGGTGCAGCGTGAGGCCGGGGCAGCTGTCGCTGTGCGGGGGCCCGCGCTCCGTCAGGGACACCAGGTGCCGCACGCCCTGGTCCCACAGGAACTGGTAGTGCGCGGGGAGCCGCGGCAGCGCCAGCCCCGCCAGCCGGCCCGGGAGCACCCACGAGAAGTTGGGGGGCTGCACGCCCATGGCGGCGGCAGGACAcacccccgcccgccccctcGTGCCCCGCGCCACCCACCGGCGCCCGCGCCCTGCGACCACGTGGGCTCCGCGCCCCGTCCGGCGACGCCCCGCTCCGCCGCGGGGATTGGTTGAGCCGCCTCGGGGGCGGGGCTGAAGCGCCGGGCCCCGGGGCTCTGAGTGACAGGACGGGCGCCGCGATCCGGCCCCGGTCCGGAGCAGCGCCCTCGTTGATTGGTTAGATTTCAGTACTGGGCGGGACTACCGCAGCGGAGCGCACGGAGATTGGTGGAGCTACCCAAACAGCCGGGAGGCAAACCCAGAGAGAACGCTGAATTGCCTGGTGCGGACGAGGCAACCCGGGGTCGGGCTCTGCTGCTCCCTGACGGCTGGTGGCAGTTATTACACCAGTGTCCACTGCCCCTGCTGTCCCAGGGCCTGGCCTCCTGGGGTCTGACTTTCTTCACCGGGGACGCCCAAGGGTTCCTCCTCGGGCGAGGAACCTCCTCTACGGTGACTGACTGGCCCTTATCAGTGACTTGCTGAACCTGTCCAGTGAGGGCGATCGCCGCTGTGCGGAGGACTATTCTCATTTTCCATTGCTGggattattaaaaaatactggGCTGTCATCTGCCGCCCTGAAGTCCTATCCGCGATAGTAATTATAGTCCAGTGATAATAACCCACGACATAAGAATGAACGTTTATTGAGCATTcgctatatgccagacactattcttAGCACTTTAcctgtgttaactcatttaattgcCACAATAATCTTATGAGGCAGGTAATCTAATTAaccctactttacagatgaggaaactgaggctccagagaGGTTCAGGAACTTGAGTGAGGTGACTAATGGTCTGGGTATTTGAAACCAGACAGCCTGGCTCCGGCATTTTTAACGCCCGGTATTATTTCCTAAAGTTAAATGGAAGGATGCCGCCTCTTCACGTGGCCATCCTCACACTCCCAAATATCATCTGTGTTAAACAACTGCAGgatttctcttaatattttatgaCTTCCAGGCTCTCTGAGTCACCCTCTCGTGGGGAGACCAGAGTTCATTGGTGTTGTTCGTAGAGGCAGAGACCTAGCTCTGAACACTGCGTCTTGGCTGTGATCTGACCCATCTGTATCCTCATTTGAACAAAGTGCTTCTAGTGATGCAGACtaattataattatgaaaatagttaACCCTTGTTGAATTTGCTTGTGTACCAGGCCCTGCGCCAAAGGCTTTCTGGAAGAACAACACGTGGAccatatttttgtgtcttttttgtaCACACGTAATCTGAGGCTTAGACAAGTTGGTTAACTTGGCCAAGGACACGCAACTAGTTTGTGGCTGGGCTGGCAAGCCAAGGCCTCTCTGAATCCAAGCCCAGGGCACTTAGCCATAAAGATGTACTTCCCTTCCCCGTCCCCACCTGCCACTGACACGCATTTGACCATTTAAAGCTCTGGTTCCAGTAAAATGGAAAGGAATTTTTCTTCCCCTAAGTTCAGAGGCTCCCCTGACCCTGTGGAAAATCCACTTACCAGTTAACGAGACAAGGCTGAAGCGCTGCCTCCACCTACCCTCGCCAGGTGCCAGGAGCTGCATGATCCCCCCTTGCCTCCCCTTCCCTGCGATCTGAGTCTTGAGGAGGCCCTTCCTGTTGCCAGTCCCATTTCCCACCAACTCCTGATCAATCTTCTTGCCCATCCGCATCCGTTCCTTAccctccttgcctgctgtggcTCCCCAGGGTTTCTGGCTGCCCTGACTTTGGAGACAAGACTCTGGCATGTGCTTCTTCCAAGCTGAACCTTTCTTGGTCCCTTTGTCTTGCTCTCCTTTCTTTGCTGCCTTCATTCATTAGAGAAAAACTTCCCACATCACTCCCCACACCCCATGCGCTTCCTTGCCTTCTTACCTCAAGGCCTATCTTTTTCAGAGGGAAGACAtttctggggctggggcagagattctcttctctcctgaGCCCCTAACTGTGACTTTCCGCTTGTGCAGGTCTCTGCAGGGGCAGGAGAGCATCCTTCCACCTGCCTGGACCTCCTTTAGAGAAAGGTTAGCTGGCTCATTCTGTAGGAGTTTCCTTCTTCTCTACAGCTGTGCCCCTCCCTTCCAACAGAGCCTGGGTGAAAAGGGCCCAGTGTCCTTGCCTTGGGCTGTGTCCCATGGTCAAGGgtgctatttaattttttgtcttgGGCCTGGGAGTCTCGAACTGAAAGGAAAACCACTCTGTGATGGTTTTTTGGCTCAGACCTCTGTAACTTAACTGTGTCAGCGCCCGGCacgctgcccccccaccccgccccccagccaaTTCAACACTGatcatcctttcctttctcctctataAAGTGTTACCTGACTCTCAGGAAGATTTTGCCTTGTTCTGTGCTCACTTCTCACCTTGTATAAATATGTACTCCCAGTTACTTTATTGGATTGGGGTTACCTCTTAGTGTAGGAGTAATACACAGTgctcaaaaatgttaaaagagtcaatgaaggaaaaaaaaaaaggaatgcatagGCGAGACTGTGAATGCAAATTTCTGGGGGTGTATGCGAGTCTTCAGGACTATGGGACAATGCACGATGTGTCTCTTCTTCAGTGCATGAGTTTGTGGACCATAGAGGGTATCATGTAGCACCTTCTCAAGGTGCACTTTTTACGTGTCTGTGCTTTTAAGGAAATAATGACTGTATCAGTATGATCCTGGCTAAGtctaattactatttttgtaataAGGGATAAATAAGCCTTGCTCTTTGTCGAGCTCCTCTtctgtggtctgtgtgtgtgggATTGCGGGTGTACGTGAATGCCCGTATGTGAGTATGTTGAGGGGGACACATTCCTGGAGAACGGTCTGTTGACACTGATGGTGAGCTGAGTAATAAGCTTAATTTCCCCGACTTGAAGGAATTTACAACATACTTGAGAGGATTTAGACTCCAATGTAATTGTTCTCATAACATATAATAAAACACTAAATTACTCATCAAAGACAATCAGatgatatatattaaaaagttaattgtgcaataaaaataataagcactAAAGAAGTAGGTGGGGGAAAGATAAGCTTGGGTAAGAACCACCAGAAAAGTCGTATGAAGACAGGAGTCTTCctgtcttctgttttgttctctccgTCGTGATACAGTAGAAGTAACTTTCCTTGACAAGCTCAACAGAACAGTTTTGGGACATCCTAGCTTCCCCTTCCCCAGTCCATAAAAACGTTTTGACCTATTTCTGTTTCCAGTTCCCAGACTGGCTTGATGCCAGTAGCAGTTAGAGGTGAAGCCAGAGTCAGAGAATTCCTTGCTCCAAGCCGGCCTCTGTGTCCCATCAAGGAAAAGGATTGCTTGCGGTTGGTTTCCTGGGGCCCTTGGACTGCAGTCAGAATTCTCAGTGTCTTAAGTAGGCTGATCTTCCTTTGTGTAAACACATTTCACACTTGGAACCTGATGATTTGGAAATTGGATATAGGAAGGGGGGTGGTGTGATGCCCCACCTCCAAGATGGTCCCAGTGAACCACCTCCTGCCTTGTCTGGTCCTTTCCCACACTGATAGAAGTGTAACTGGTAGGATATGGTGGAAGTGATGGCATGTGACTTCTTAAGTCATAAAAGACCTTGTGGTTTTTGCCTTGGAGAAGCCAGCCACCATGTTGTCAGGACACTCAAGGAGCCTTGTGGAGAGATTTATGTGGTGGGGAACTGAGCCTTCGTGCCAGTGTCACATGAGGGAGCTAGCTATtttggaagtggatcctccagccccatcGAGACTTTAGATGGACAGCATCTTGACAGTAACTTCATGGAttccctgagccagaaccacccagctaagctgctcttGAATTCCTAACctacagaaactatgagataataattatttattattttaagccatcaaatttggggtaatttttaTGCAACAACAGGTAACTAATATGAGGATAATATTCAGATAGaataaaggaggagaaataatttctaatcaactcaagaagtgaaataaaatcaaCCTTGTTTTTGCAAGAGAAAGTTATACCATAAGCAGCTGTGGTCCACATACGTTTACATTTGTTGGGGATGAGGTGCTGGGATAGGTCAATGTAAGGTTCCCACATTTGGAGAGTCATGTTGTATAGAGGATTGAGGCAGACAGCTTGActgtgggttgtgtgtgtgtgtgtgtgtgtgtgtgtgtgtgtgtgtgtgtgtgtgtgtggtgttggaGCTATGGGGGTTTCTGTGGTATTCGTATAGTGAGGGatgctatataaattatttaataactgCCATAGCACAAGAAGTAGGCAATCAGAATGGACCATCCACCAATCAGCTCCATTGCTGTAAACGAAGAGTGGAGCCATCCTGCCGTCCCTTGGATGCACATCATCAGCATTGAGTGGAGGTTTCGACATGATCTGGGTGTGGCCAGATTACCTTGGACATTTTAATATAGGTCTTTCCACAAGATGGCACTGATagcttttccttatttctctttgtCGTCTTGTTGAAAAATTTGTGATTTGTACCCTGTTACGGAACATTCCATGACTGAAATCTCACAATTTACCCGTTGATGTCTTGTATTTCTGACAATTCTATCACCTTCATGGCACTTTGATTTTTCCCTTTAGAGCATTCCAGGAGCACACGGAGACTCCATGTTGGGATGCTGGGGGGTGGCACCTTAGAGCAGAAGCTGTTATTAGGGGAGCTGGAGATGGGGAAGGACACGTGGCCGGGCTTTGGTTTGTGCAAAGCTGTCAACCCCGGGCAGGGGAGAGCAGAGTCAGAGAAGAGGGAGCACTCAGGTAGCTGAGAGCCCCCTGTGTGATGGAACCCTTCAGGTGAGCTCTCTCATGTCCACTCTTCATGCTGCTACAGCCTTGGCTTTGCCTGGAatccaaaaggaagaaattacCGAACATCTCAACATGCAGTTTTCATGGAGTAATTGTCAAAATTGGAAGGAACCTCGGAGATCTCCTGGCTTCACCTCTCTGTTTCTAGGTGAGGAAATTAATGGTCACTCTGGTGGTCCAGACTGGGACCCAATCCATTCTATAAAAAGTCACTGGGTCACTAAACTGTGTCGCTAGACCAAGTTACTTAGAAGTTCTAGGTCTCCTAGAACAAATATAGATGTCTACAATAATATAGATCATTAAGGGCTGAGAGGGCTGAATACGCTAGAAATGTGTAAAGTCCCTAGCGAAGTGCTGGCACATCAGTGGTGCTCACAACACGGAGGCTCCTTCTACCACCATTGTCACAGGACGATTTGGAGCCTGATGAGAACAAATGAAGGGATTACACTTATGTTGAAATATCTCCAGGGTGAGATGGGCACTCACAGGTTGCTGTGGTTGGCAGAATTCTAAGACGACTCCAAAGGCCAACACCCTTTCGTGCAAGGATATGGCTCTcatgattatgttatgttacttgGCCAAAGGGGACCACATGGTGAGGTGGCCTCCAGGAGCTAAAGTGGTCCCCAGCTGACAGTTACCAAGAAAGCTGGGACTtcagtcctacaactgcaaggaagTGAATTCTGTGTCTGAACGAGCTTGGAAAAGGACCCGGAGCCTCCAATGATAGTTGTAGCCACCCGTCTGGTGTCTTGATTTCAGCCTgatgagaccctgagcagaggatcTAGCTAAACTGTAGtcggacttctgacctacagaactctgagataataaatggatatttctttactaagtttgtggcaatttgtgaTGTAGCAATAGACAAGGAATGCAGAggccctcttttctttcttttcttatcctTAACATGGTGGTTGCAATACTAGATCTTTGAGGTTTCTCAATTGCTGTCTTATTTCTTGTGTCTTTCCCCCTTGTTTTAAGTCTTCCAGTGCCCCAAACTGTAGACTGCACAGGTCCATTTTCCAGTGCAGAGGCAGCAAATACAGTGAATCAAGGGAGCTCAGGAATGGTCAACATCTTATTCCCTCTGGTCACCTAACCAATCGCCTGGCTGTTCTTCTGACTGCTTTTGGACCCGTCTTTCTCAAACTATAGCCCACAGTTGAGCAGCCTTGGCATCACCTGGGGGCTTTGagaaatgcaggatctcaggCCCGCCCCAGACCTGTGGGATCCCCAGGTGGTTCATTTGCACACCTATGCCTGAGAAGCCCTGGTGTAAGACCCCTTTGTCCTGCAGCTCTGTGCCCCCTTCTGCTTGACAGCCCTTGGTGGCACCTACAACATGACCACAAGAGGCCATGTCTAGGTGTCTCCTCTCTGGAGCCGAGGAGCTTTGGCTGAGCAGGGTGGTGGTCAGAGGAACCACCCAGCACAGGCAGAGGCCTAACTGGCCTGGGTCGAAGCTCGAGGTCATTTAGAAACACCCAACAGTCCCTGATTGAGACAGTTTATTGCTTTATCTACACGTTAGGAAGATGTCCAAGAAAAATATGCTTAGATGTACATTGTGACTTTCCTGTTTTTGTTCTAAGGAAGGGCTTGGTTCTCAGATTTCCTTTCTGGAGGAATTCTTGAAACATCATTTTCCACTCTCTCCACCTATGAAGCACGTTCCGGGCATGCCAGAAATTGCCTGATGTCTCATCCTTCAATTTAAgtgcccccagcctccctgcagtttgggggaaaggggaaggagccaTGGACCACCCCCTGTCCCACCCCCCAGCACCGCAGCAGAACTTCTTCCCACCCAGACCGCATCTCTGCGGCATCTTCTTAGGGCCCGTCACCTCCATGGCTGTCTGGACCGGCCCCCACGATCCCAGCCCCTACACATTTCCCCTCTGGACTGGCCTCCACCATCCCAGCCTCTGCACATTCCCCCTCTGCGCAGTTGTGGTGACTCTCACAGAACACAGATCCCACTTCCAGTTCCCCAGGAATTCCTTACTGCCTTCAAGACAAAACATTCCAACATTTGTAGACTGGCGTAGAAAGCTCTCCGGGATGAGGCCTCttgctaatatatatatacacaaaaaaggaaaaatgattacCTATCACCTAATTATATTAGTTGGTATTCAAAGAGAAGCCACTCtatgttttccaaatataaagaGAAGCAATATAAGGGCATTAGAGGTTTGCATACCTGTGGGATGGTCCATGGTAGCAAAGGTCCCAGATGACTGATCTTAGCTCGTGACATCTAAGTGAGAGGCTCTCAAACACCTTGCCTGCAAGCCACTCTACTATAAAGCTCAAGAACATCTGGAAAATTCCCACCAGTTGTCTCGGTCTGCAGCACTAATGTGGGGAGTGTCAAGAGATTTACCAGGATGCTGTGTGGAACCTCTCTATGCATTTGTCCAACTCTGGAAAATAATGGCCTCTTCCCGCTTTTGGAAATGTCGTTCCCAGAATCTCCTCTGTGGTGCGGAGGCTTTAATAATGAGGGGGCATTGGTGCTAAATTTACAACAGACAGTTCGTCTAAAGATAACCACATTTTGGTGCACCACCTTTCAtaggtatttgtgtgtgtatgtgtatataagtgAGTAATAGACATATAAAACTCCCTCTTTACTGTGCTCGAtctgtatatctatatacatTTCTCCCCTCTGGCTCCTTGAAGGTTTAATGAGCTTGCTTCTCTACTTTTTAGAGCAAGGATTCCCAGCACTGGTTTGATGACACCCTGGAGTGTCTTCATTTATCTCAGGGGGTGCCTTGAAATTCACAAAACAagattaatttaaattcattttcatttaaaaaagtaaacagacaTTATATAGTAATTACAGGTACAAGTGTGTGTGTTGAAATCAAACTAATAAATGCTTGCCTTAGAGAGAAATCAGCAGGATGGGGGTGGCATTGGAAGGGACCATAAAGGTGGTTTAgtttgaatcttttaaaaacatcccCTCTCATTACTTCCAGGTTggtatttccccaaattaatcatGTTTCTCCAATTGGGCGTCAGGGCTGTTGGGGGCCGAAAGCTGCCAGGATGCAGGTCTATCTCCTGTGCTTGCTCTggggcctggcatatagtaggcccTCAGGAAACACGTTGGGATTGACTGGTTGGGGGGGCACAGTGGTGGCGGCTGAGGAGGGTGGATGGCACGAGGGTCCCAGCTCTGGGTAGCAGCTCCATCCAAGTTCCAGGAGAATGTAGATGTCCAGACAGTCCAAGAGAACAGGACATAGCCTGAGGTTCACTGCCTAATGGGACCAGCCAGAGCTTCTGTAATTGCCTTTCTGTTAACCATTTGTGCGAACCCTCAGAAAGTTAGGCCTGCTAACATCCCATGTGTACGAATGTCAGTGACCTGCTGCTGAAGGCACAGTCCCCAAGGTCATAGACGCAGGAAGGAATTTTGAATTCTTCACAAGACTAGTATCTTTGAAGGAACAGAGCTGGtggtgggttcaaatcctagctctgccttTTAGAGCTAAACAAACAAATTGCTTTACCCCTCAGTGCCGTCCTCTATCAAGTGGAGATAATCatagcacctacctcacaggatggtgaggattaaatgcgtTAATCCATGTGAAGTGCTTTGAACAGTGCTCGGCACAGCGAGAGATCAATAAACGCTGGCTCTGGTTATCATCATCGTCAAAGGAGGCTCCAGGTACTTATCAGGACTAATTGGTGTAGGCATCTCAGTGAGAGAGCAACTGTGATGTCCATTACCCCTGCCCTCGGCTTGCAGTGTGTTAGTGACCCCATCTGGTCCCAAAGAACAGGTTCGGGAACTCTTCCTGttgttccccgccccccccgttGGGGGTCAGAACATCATTAGCCATTTGAAGGCTGGAAATTGAGGCAGAAAGTTAATTGTATAACAAGgaagcaaacaaacagaacagaaaaccacCGCACGCGAGTCCAGCTCTCAGTGAATCCCCTTGTCGCCCTTGGAAGGGATGTTCTGCTTCGTGGGGGAAAAACGGGGCAAACATACCTGGATCCTTAGAATCACAACCAGTAGCAAGGGAAGAACGTGTCTTTTAGCAGAGAGTTTTATGGCCTATCAATCCTTGAAGGCAAGACATCATTAATCAAGAGACAGTTTCAAAATGTGTTCATCATTACCCACTGCTGTTGATGAAAAACCCCAACCTCTTCTGGAGAAAATGATTGATGGAAAGAGAGTCTTCGAGGCCATTAAAACACATTCATGATTCTCTTTATTTTAGTGAAAAACTAAGTATACCTTTTCCGTCaatgagaaagacaaatcaaGTCTCATGTCTGATCTTAGCAAAATTCAAATACTGGCTTTGAAATGCCAGTAATtctattcaatttcttttctcttgtgcAAATACTGAGGAATAGACATTATGTGATTGTTCAGATGTTCAAACAGCTATTTAGGATCAGGGGTTTCTCAAATTCACACagaatttatttctagaattgcCTCTGACCATAGCAGAA from the Halichoerus grypus chromosome 7, mHalGry1.hap1.1, whole genome shotgun sequence genome contains:
- the DUSP23 gene encoding dual specificity protein phosphatase 23, giving the protein MGVQPPNFSWVLPGRLAGLALPRLPAHYQFLWDQGVRHLVSLTERGPPHSDSCPGLTLHRLRIPDFCPPAPEQIDRFVRIVDEATARGEAVGVHCALGFGRTGTMLACYLVKERGLAAGDAVAEIRRLRPGSIETYEQEKAVFQFYQRTK